One Acidobacteriota bacterium DNA window includes the following coding sequences:
- a CDS encoding DUF5700 domain-containing putative Zn-dependent protease, which yields MKIDTAEAEAALAIIEKKQRNQPLSESDWSRLFNSEGYVRLKKREAQFKRPFTDEEFKEFMLSDALAQKATALAETLKSWQGADVQAVAGRALAYLPKNARIQAKIYPMIKPQENSFVFEVNSDPAIFLYLDPMVSQSRFENTLAHELHHIGYGSSCPTQQMKAVNAKLPAKTQAVVQWLGAFGEGFAMIAAAGGADVHPHAVSNDEERIRWDKDVANFNQDLRTVEKFFFDVLENRLNEEEENKMGFSFFGVQGAWYTVGWKMCVVIEKTLGREKLIEAFCDQKLLLPTYNAAVKKYNQAHNQSLVEWSPKLIQAINGAIK from the coding sequence GTGAAAATCGATACAGCGGAAGCCGAAGCGGCGCTTGCCATCATCGAAAAAAAACAACGGAATCAACCGCTAAGCGAAAGCGATTGGTCGAGACTGTTTAACAGTGAAGGTTATGTGCGGTTGAAAAAACGTGAAGCGCAATTCAAACGTCCGTTTACCGACGAAGAGTTCAAAGAGTTTATGCTCTCGGATGCGCTCGCGCAAAAAGCGACGGCGCTTGCTGAAACCTTAAAGAGTTGGCAAGGCGCAGACGTGCAGGCGGTTGCCGGTCGCGCGCTCGCCTATTTGCCTAAAAATGCCCGAATTCAAGCGAAAATTTATCCGATGATTAAACCGCAGGAAAACAGTTTCGTTTTCGAGGTCAATAGCGACCCGGCGATTTTTCTTTATCTTGACCCAATGGTGAGTCAAAGCCGCTTTGAAAACACCCTGGCGCATGAACTCCATCACATCGGTTATGGCAGCAGTTGTCCGACCCAGCAAATGAAAGCGGTGAATGCCAAACTCCCAGCGAAAACCCAAGCGGTTGTGCAATGGCTGGGGGCATTCGGTGAAGGTTTTGCGATGATTGCGGCAGCCGGTGGCGCGGACGTTCACCCGCATGCGGTGAGTAACGATGAAGAACGAATTCGTTGGGATAAAGATGTCGCGAATTTTAATCAGGACTTGCGAACGGTTGAAAAATTTTTCTTCGATGTTCTGGAAAATCGCTTGAATGAAGAGGAAGAAAATAAGATGGGCTTTTCGTTTTTCGGTGTGCAGGGTGCCTGGTACACCGTCGGCTGGAAAATGTGTGTGGTGATTGAAAAGACCTTGGGGCGGGAAAAATTGATTGAGGCATTCTGCGACCAGAAATTATTGCTGCCGACCTATAACGCGGCGGTTAAAAAATATAATCAAGCGCATAACCAATCGCTGGTTGAATGGTCGCCAAAACTGATTCAGGCAATAAACGGCGCAATAAAGTAG
- a CDS encoding group 1 truncated hemoglobin has translation MKRILTVMMVVCALAIGSVFAEDGMKKSLYERLGKKEAITAVVDEFLKNVVGDDRINKFFADTVKDQKQVAKLRNNLIDQICEATGGPCKYKGKNMEKAHKGMNISDADFGALVEDLVKALDKFNVPAAEKNELLGALASLKGDIVGK, from the coding sequence ATGAAAAGAATATTGACAGTGATGATGGTTGTGTGTGCCTTGGCGATTGGTTCGGTGTTTGCAGAAGACGGAATGAAAAAATCGTTGTATGAGCGTCTGGGCAAGAAAGAAGCGATTACCGCAGTGGTCGATGAATTCCTCAAAAATGTTGTCGGGGATGATCGCATCAACAAATTTTTCGCCGATACGGTTAAGGATCAGAAACAGGTTGCCAAATTGCGCAACAACCTGATTGACCAGATTTGCGAAGCCACCGGCGGACCCTGCAAATACAAAGGCAAAAACATGGAAAAAGCTCACAAAGGCATGAATATCAGCGATGCCGATTTCGGCGCACTGGTTGAAGACCTGGTGAAAGCTTTAGACAAATTCAACGTTCCGGCAGCCGAAAAGAATGAATTGCTCGGCGCGCTCGCTTCATTGAAAGGCGACATCGTCGGCAAATAG
- a CDS encoding TonB-dependent receptor, translating into MTKMKAIKFVITLIGLMVCLVTAPAQTATKRALSGIVVNEKNESVAGVTLIINSPSGELKTVTDGDGQFNLLIPHSAFTLRIEGKYVIAQTREFSANETAENLTLQIRFSVPPVHESIVITATQLEPAIDRKNDAIYKNTLFARDDQIFHTLDAGINAGQHEGGGKSVEVRRFGFNLDHGGVSGGLKVLVDNVQQNQSTQGHGQGYLGQLKSLTPELVEDVDILNGPFSAEYGDFSGLGVVHIRLKETLPQQLTLRLQGGSFDSFRNFLAYSPQLKSADAILAYELSQSDGPFVNPLRYRRDNLTANYTHRLNMEEKLGVKFNFGRNNFYSSGQIPLDEVAAGRLDRFGVIDPDNGGRIKTANAGIYYRRDFASGAILKADTFMARSLFDLFSNFTFFLNDEINGDEIQQHDSRLQEGANVQLLKPYKLFGQSALLVSGANFHANQINVGLYNTVTRNPIATASKAQAKVTNAAGYAQNTIDLLNARLRVTGGLRYDYFHFNVEDKIVPEFSGARSAARFQPKASFALTPSAQIPANFYFNYGRGISSQDARGIVQRPEGERVSTTDFYQAGTAYHFKRLSVSGDLFLIDRSNEQVYIPDDGSIEFKGPSRASGFEVKTAAQLTRYLAFNAGVTKVMNAYYRGTSPRVYVDSAPHVVSNAALTLTNWRGFSGSLRMRYTNSYRLDGEDPGILASGLTVMDLSLAKRLRSWVDVNLSIDNLTDKRYFETQNYFASRVRPGEAAIARIHATPGYPITVTVGLTLRFFGK; encoded by the coding sequence ATGACAAAGATGAAAGCGATAAAATTTGTAATAACCTTAATTGGATTGATGGTTTGTCTGGTGACCGCGCCGGCGCAGACCGCTACGAAACGCGCCTTGTCGGGGATTGTGGTCAATGAAAAAAATGAATCGGTCGCAGGCGTGACGCTGATTATTAATTCCCCATCAGGCGAATTAAAAACGGTGACGGATGGGGATGGGCAATTTAATTTGCTGATTCCGCATTCGGCGTTTACGTTGCGCATCGAGGGCAAATATGTGATTGCGCAAACCCGCGAGTTCAGTGCAAACGAAACGGCGGAAAATCTCACCCTACAGATTCGTTTTTCGGTGCCGCCGGTTCACGAAAGCATAGTGATTACGGCAACCCAGTTGGAACCGGCGATTGATCGGAAAAACGATGCCATCTATAAAAACACCTTGTTTGCCAGAGACGACCAGATTTTTCATACCCTCGACGCGGGGATTAACGCAGGGCAACACGAAGGCGGCGGCAAATCCGTAGAGGTGCGCCGGTTCGGTTTCAATTTAGACCACGGCGGCGTAAGCGGCGGTCTGAAAGTTCTGGTCGATAACGTTCAGCAAAACCAGAGCACCCAAGGACACGGGCAAGGTTATCTTGGGCAACTCAAATCGCTCACCCCGGAACTGGTCGAAGATGTCGATATTTTGAACGGGCCGTTCAGCGCCGAATACGGCGATTTTTCGGGGCTTGGGGTGGTGCACATTCGATTGAAAGAAACGCTTCCGCAACAACTCACTTTGCGACTACAGGGCGGGTCGTTTGATTCCTTTAGAAATTTTTTAGCTTATAGCCCGCAACTCAAATCCGCCGATGCTATCCTGGCTTACGAACTCTCGCAAAGCGACGGACCTTTTGTGAATCCCTTGCGTTACCGGCGCGATAACCTCACAGCAAATTACACCCACCGGTTGAATATGGAGGAGAAGCTTGGCGTTAAATTTAATTTCGGGCGCAATAACTTTTATTCATCGGGACAAATTCCGCTTGATGAAGTTGCCGCCGGGCGTCTTGACCGTTTCGGGGTTATTGACCCGGATAATGGCGGCAGAATCAAAACCGCTAACGCCGGCATCTATTACCGCAGAGATTTCGCGTCGGGCGCGATATTGAAAGCCGATACTTTTATGGCGCGTTCGTTGTTTGATTTGTTTTCAAATTTCACCTTCTTTTTGAATGACGAAATCAATGGCGATGAAATTCAACAACACGATTCGCGGTTGCAGGAAGGCGCGAATGTGCAATTGTTAAAACCTTATAAACTATTCGGACAAAGCGCGCTGTTGGTGAGCGGCGCAAATTTTCATGCCAATCAAATCAATGTCGGGTTGTATAACACCGTAACCCGCAATCCGATTGCCACGGCAAGCAAAGCCCAGGCGAAGGTCACCAATGCGGCTGGTTACGCGCAAAACACCATTGATTTACTGAATGCGCGATTGAGAGTGACGGGCGGATTGCGGTATGACTATTTTCATTTCAATGTCGAAGATAAAATCGTGCCCGAATTTTCCGGCGCGCGCAGTGCCGCGCGCTTTCAACCGAAAGCCAGTTTCGCATTGACGCCATCGGCGCAAATCCCCGCGAATTTTTATTTCAATTACGGCAGAGGCATTTCCAGTCAGGATGCGCGCGGCATCGTTCAACGACCCGAAGGTGAACGGGTATCGACGACAGATTTTTATCAAGCGGGCACAGCGTATCATTTCAAACGCCTGTCGGTAAGCGGCGACCTGTTTTTGATTGATCGCTCAAATGAGCAGGTCTATATCCCCGATGATGGCAGCATCGAATTCAAAGGACCAAGTCGCGCCAGCGGCTTTGAAGTGAAGACTGCCGCGCAACTGACGCGCTACCTTGCATTCAATGCCGGAGTGACTAAAGTGATGAATGCTTACTATCGCGGCACTTCACCGCGAGTCTATGTCGATAGCGCGCCGCACGTGGTTTCCAATGCGGCGCTCACTTTAACCAACTGGCGCGGATTTAGTGGCTCTTTGCGGATGCGTTATACCAACAGCTACCGGCTGGATGGCGAAGACCCGGGCATCTTGGCATCCGGTTTAACCGTGATGGATTTGAGCCTCGCCAAACGCTTGCGCTCGTGGGTTGATGTCAACCTGTCGATAGATAACCTGACCGATAAACGCTATTTTGAAACCCAGAACTATTTTGCATCGCGTGTGCGACCGGGTGAGGCAGCGATTGCCCGCATCCATGCAACCCCCGGTTATCCGATAACTGTCACTGTGGGATTGACCTTGCGATTTTTTGGCAAATAG
- a CDS encoding FAD-binding oxidoreductase, which translates to MKKSAEVVIIGGGCMGASVAFHLARRGVKDVVLVEREPWLAMGSTGRNAGGFRHQFSSELNVKLSIESIRLMRNFKEAVGYEIDFHPHGYLFLLSNENDVAAFRQNIEMQRRLGIEVELITPDDAKKLARGLKTDGLMAASFCPQDGIADPNGVTLGFAKAAQAAGVDIVKETVVTGIKTTNHKVTEVETTQGTIATPRVVNAAGPLAREIGQMVGLDIPVLPFRRHIFITEPLGERAHLAPTSRIMVIDFATTFYFHREGAGVLFGMSDRDEPTSFNLSVSWEFLEKVYASAAGRLPVLTDLGIAHAWAGLYEVSPDGNPIIDEAETVKGFYMINGFSGHGFQHSPAAGRLLADLMIDGVVKDLDISPFSFTRFANGESQGELNVV; encoded by the coding sequence ATGAAAAAGAGCGCAGAGGTTGTCATCATCGGCGGCGGGTGTATGGGCGCAAGTGTGGCTTTTCATCTCGCGCGTCGCGGTGTAAAAGATGTCGTTTTGGTTGAACGTGAACCCTGGTTGGCAATGGGTTCGACGGGACGCAACGCCGGAGGCTTTCGCCATCAATTTTCCAGTGAACTCAATGTAAAGCTCTCCATTGAATCCATCCGATTGATGCGAAATTTCAAAGAAGCGGTCGGTTACGAGATTGATTTTCACCCGCACGGTTATCTGTTTTTACTCTCCAACGAAAACGATGTCGCCGCCTTCCGGCAAAACATCGAGATGCAACGGCGACTGGGCATCGAGGTTGAACTCATCACCCCCGATGATGCTAAAAAATTAGCACGAGGGTTGAAAACCGATGGGTTAATGGCAGCAAGCTTTTGCCCGCAGGATGGCATTGCCGACCCGAACGGCGTAACCCTTGGGTTTGCCAAAGCGGCGCAGGCGGCAGGCGTGGACATTGTCAAAGAAACCGTCGTGACCGGCATCAAAACCACAAACCATAAGGTCACTGAAGTTGAAACCACGCAAGGTACGATTGCGACGCCTCGCGTGGTCAACGCCGCAGGTCCCCTTGCGCGCGAAATCGGGCAGATGGTCGGGCTTGATATCCCTGTGCTTCCCTTTCGCCGTCACATCTTCATCACCGAACCGCTTGGCGAACGCGCCCACCTTGCGCCGACTTCGCGGATTATGGTTATCGATTTTGCGACGACTTTTTATTTTCATCGCGAAGGCGCAGGTGTGCTGTTTGGCATGTCTGACCGCGACGAGCCGACGAGTTTTAATCTGTCGGTCAGTTGGGAATTTTTAGAAAAGGTTTATGCAAGCGCCGCCGGACGTTTGCCGGTGCTAACGGATTTGGGTATCGCGCATGCGTGGGCTGGGCTTTATGAAGTGTCGCCCGATGGCAATCCGATTATTGATGAAGCAGAGACCGTAAAAGGGTTTTATATGATTAACGGCTTCAGCGGACATGGCTTTCAACATTCACCGGCTGCCGGTCGTCTGCTTGCCGATTTGATGATTGATGGCGTGGTCAAGGATTTGGATATTTCACCATTTTCATTCACGCGATTTGCCAATGGCGAAAGCCAGGGTGAATTGAATGTTGTGTAA
- a CDS encoding SDR family NAD(P)-dependent oxidoreductase, whose amino-acid sequence MVELQGKIALVTGASRGVGKGIALELMEAGATVYITGRTVEDMQYISDAKLALCCDHRDDAQVQAAFQRILQEQGRLDVLVNNVWGGYENMIENGEFTWSRPFWQQPLWRWDAMFQAGVRAAYVASQLAAQVMVAARSGVIINISFWAAQKFIGNVAYGVAKAATDKMTADMAHELREHNVAVVSLYPGLVRTEKVMQAAAWLDLSNSESPQFIGRAVAGLVADAKRMERSGKVLIAATLAREYGFTDIDGKSPRPLSLQEV is encoded by the coding sequence ATGGTTGAGTTGCAAGGCAAAATAGCGTTGGTTACGGGCGCGAGTCGCGGTGTTGGCAAAGGCATTGCGCTCGAATTGATGGAGGCGGGCGCGACGGTTTATATCACCGGACGAACCGTTGAAGATATGCAATACATCAGTGACGCTAAATTGGCGCTTTGCTGTGACCATCGCGATGACGCTCAGGTGCAAGCGGCATTTCAACGAATTCTCCAGGAACAAGGACGACTCGATGTACTGGTGAACAACGTTTGGGGCGGCTACGAAAACATGATTGAAAACGGCGAGTTCACCTGGTCGCGTCCATTCTGGCAACAACCCTTATGGCGATGGGATGCGATGTTTCAAGCAGGAGTGCGTGCCGCGTATGTCGCCAGTCAGTTGGCGGCGCAGGTGATGGTGGCTGCGCGCAGCGGTGTAATCATCAATATCTCATTCTGGGCGGCGCAAAAATTTATTGGCAATGTCGCTTACGGGGTAGCGAAAGCCGCGACCGACAAAATGACTGCGGATATGGCGCACGAACTTCGCGAGCACAATGTTGCCGTTGTATCGCTTTATCCGGGACTGGTAAGAACCGAAAAGGTGATGCAGGCAGCCGCATGGCTTGACCTCAGCAATTCCGAATCGCCGCAATTTATTGGACGCGCGGTTGCAGGGCTTGTGGCTGATGCAAAACGAATGGAACGAAGCGGCAAAGTCTTGATTGCGGCAACGCTTGCCCGGGAATACGGGTTTACTGATATTGACGGAAAAAGTCCCCGACCGCTCTCTTTGCAGGAAGTATAA
- a CDS encoding fumarylacetoacetate hydrolase family protein, which translates to MTMHIFRYSNSQGARLGLKIDGEDYDLSAVARAFTDLSTWLSLSDPVAAIYDALSRAREFPLTESPSILAPLDSQEVWASGVTYLRSKVARMEESEQGGDFYDLVYDAERPELFLKATPARVVGTGQPIRIRRDSAWNVPEPELALVLAVSGAIVGYTIGNDVSSRSIEGENPLYLPQAKVYDGCCALGPVIALNDGNPSIRTIQITIARDAEMIFTGETSTAQMRRAPEELAAYLFRELTFAAGVFLLTGTGIVPPDEFTLQSGDLVSINITGIGTLENPVA; encoded by the coding sequence ATGACCATGCATATCTTTCGTTATTCCAATTCGCAGGGCGCGCGCTTGGGTTTAAAAATCGATGGTGAGGATTATGACCTCAGCGCCGTCGCCAGAGCCTTCACCGATCTCTCCACCTGGCTTTCTCTGTCTGACCCGGTCGCCGCCATCTACGATGCGCTTTCGCGCGCCCGCGAGTTCCCGCTGACCGAAAGCCCATCAATTCTTGCGCCGCTTGATTCGCAAGAAGTCTGGGCGAGCGGGGTGACTTACCTGCGCTCGAAAGTTGCGCGTATGGAAGAGAGCGAACAGGGCGGCGATTTTTACGATCTGGTTTACGATGCCGAGCGCCCTGAGCTTTTTTTAAAAGCGACCCCTGCCCGCGTTGTCGGCACAGGACAACCGATTCGCATCCGCCGCGATTCCGCCTGGAATGTGCCTGAACCTGAACTGGCGCTGGTGCTTGCTGTAAGCGGCGCGATTGTCGGATACACCATCGGCAATGATGTGTCCTCACGCTCGATTGAAGGCGAAAACCCACTCTACCTTCCACAAGCCAAAGTTTACGACGGATGTTGCGCCCTGGGACCGGTTATCGCTTTGAACGATGGCAACCCAAGCATACGCACAATCCAGATAACGATTGCGCGCGATGCTGAGATGATATTCACAGGCGAGACTTCAACTGCGCAGATGCGACGCGCTCCGGAAGAACTTGCGGCTTACCTGTTTCGTGAACTGACCTTTGCGGCAGGCGTATTCCTGCTGACCGGAACCGGCATCGTACCGCCTGACGAATTCACACTACAATCGGGCGACCTGGTGAGCATCAACATCACCGGCATCGGCACTTTGGAAAACCCCGTAGCCTGA
- a CDS encoding DinB family protein, which translates to MMTTENVERFRRWFDYEMDAHQQTIDSLNGVADDLRKLPAFQEAVDLFAHLMCARKLWLYRFGVANEAVTELFPRGVALESLQSIADEVHQVWKNYLNQLDDEGLQRSFVYQAFDGGKFKNTIGDILTQLFGHSWYHRGQIAHLLRAIGAEPAATDFVYWCREAIPDAAASR; encoded by the coding sequence ATGATGACAACCGAAAATGTCGAACGTTTTCGTCGCTGGTTTGATTATGAAATGGATGCCCATCAGCAAACCATCGATTCATTGAACGGCGTTGCCGATGATTTGCGGAAATTACCGGCATTTCAAGAAGCTGTCGATTTGTTTGCCCATTTGATGTGCGCGAGAAAGTTGTGGCTCTATCGCTTTGGGGTTGCCAATGAAGCGGTGACTGAACTTTTCCCGCGAGGTGTGGCACTGGAATCATTACAATCCATCGCCGATGAAGTTCATCAGGTCTGGAAAAATTATCTTAACCAGTTGGATGATGAGGGACTCCAGCGGTCATTTGTCTATCAAGCCTTTGACGGCGGTAAATTCAAAAACACCATCGGAGACATTCTCACGCAACTCTTCGGGCATTCGTGGTATCATCGCGGGCAAATCGCTCACCTCCTTCGCGCCATCGGCGCAGAACCCGCCGCAACCGATTTTGTTTACTGGTGTCGCGAAGCGATTCCTGACGCAGCGGCTTCCAGATAA
- a CDS encoding pyridoxamine 5'-phosphate oxidase family protein: MIWEEFKKAAPELARLGETRFAASGMILLGTLRKNGFPRITPVEAFIVDGHLYLGMIWQSRKALDLLRDPRCTIHNTISKKDGTEGEFKLYGRAIAITDLAMRKRYCDTLFELIGWKPDEPEFHLFSIDIESAAFNIVEDEAVVARRWTPESGLQIVRSWRASQ; this comes from the coding sequence ATGATTTGGGAAGAGTTCAAAAAAGCTGCGCCGGAACTTGCCAGGCTCGGCGAAACGCGGTTTGCGGCAAGCGGCATGATATTGCTGGGAACGCTCAGGAAAAACGGCTTTCCGCGTATCACTCCGGTTGAAGCGTTCATCGTTGATGGGCATCTCTATCTTGGAATGATCTGGCAATCGCGCAAGGCTTTGGATTTACTGCGCGACCCGCGTTGCACGATTCATAACACCATCAGCAAAAAAGATGGCACCGAAGGCGAATTCAAATTATATGGTCGCGCAATAGCGATTACGGATTTGGCAATGCGCAAGCGCTATTGCGACACTTTATTTGAACTCATCGGGTGGAAGCCCGATGAACCGGAGTTTCACCTGTTTTCGATTGATATTGAAAGCGCCGCCTTCAACATCGTCGAAGATGAAGCGGTCGTTGCCCGTCGTTGGACGCCGGAAAGCGGTTTGCAAATTGTCAGAAGTTGGCGGGCGAGTCAGTAA
- a CDS encoding DoxX family protein: MQSSIQTPTVSKTALWVGRILSGLTVLFFLLDGLMKLIKPEEVVKATVYLGYPESSLLLMGITLLVSTVLYMIPRTSIVGAILLTGYLGGATATHVRVGDSLFSILLPVIFGVLVWGVLFLRDQRLRALLGLGN; the protein is encoded by the coding sequence ATGCAATCGAGTATACAAACCCCTACAGTTTCTAAAACCGCACTTTGGGTTGGACGCATCCTGAGCGGACTGACCGTCCTGTTTTTTCTGCTTGACGGCTTGATGAAATTGATTAAGCCGGAAGAGGTCGTGAAGGCAACCGTATATCTGGGATACCCGGAAAGTTCACTACTGCTGATGGGTATTACTTTGTTGGTGAGCACCGTGCTGTATATGATTCCGCGCACCTCCATTGTGGGCGCGATTTTACTGACCGGTTATCTTGGCGGAGCAACCGCGACCCATGTGCGCGTCGGCGATTCGCTCTTTTCGATTTTGCTGCCGGTCATCTTTGGGGTGTTGGTTTGGGGCGTGCTGTTTTTGCGCGATCAACGCTTGCGCGCGCTTTTGGGTCTGGGAAATTAA
- a CDS encoding dihydrofolate reductase family protein: MGKIIVITNLTLDGVMQAPGHRDEDPRDGFRYGGWAEPFAAMQQPEVSAAFANLGALLFGRVTYERFAAFWPTQTDNPISETLNNLLKYVVSTTLTEPLPWMNSKLIQGDVAKALEQFKKEQARDLMVFGSGVLSQSLMQWHLVDEYVLLIHPLVLGSGRHLFIDGGTPINLQLRDVKATNNGVVIATYLPVPSDGEKTA; this comes from the coding sequence ATGGGAAAGATCATTGTAATTACAAATTTGACCCTTGATGGCGTTATGCAAGCGCCCGGTCATCGGGACGAAGACCCGCGTGATGGCTTCCGGTACGGCGGTTGGGCGGAACCCTTTGCCGCCATGCAACAGCCCGAAGTCAGCGCCGCCTTCGCTAACCTTGGAGCGTTGCTCTTTGGTCGAGTGACCTATGAACGCTTTGCTGCATTTTGGCCGACGCAAACCGATAACCCGATTTCAGAAACGCTCAACAACCTTCTTAAATATGTGGTCTCGACTACGCTTACCGAGCCGCTCCCGTGGATGAACTCCAAACTTATTCAGGGCGATGTGGCAAAGGCGCTGGAGCAGTTTAAAAAAGAGCAAGCGAGAGACCTGATGGTATTCGGCAGCGGTGTGTTAAGCCAATCGTTAATGCAGTGGCATCTGGTGGATGAATATGTGTTGTTGATTCACCCACTGGTTCTGGGAAGCGGTCGCCATCTCTTTATTGATGGTGGAACGCCAATCAATCTCCAACTGCGTGATGTCAAGGCAACAAACAACGGGGTGGTGATTGCAACCTATTTGCCTGTTCCATCTGATGGTGAGAAAACTGCCTGA
- a CDS encoding SRPBCC domain-containing protein, translated as MISKEIRHSFFINAPVDTIADALMEERHIQNWWTKEALIKDGKGTLGWSGYGWEVELQMTRGDVLSPVVWKCLRSNMQNTNAWEGTTITFALVPQGTGTQIDFSQAGYRESPCYEVCNQGWAFFVGISLKQYIEMGKGIPYPEMQDTSKA; from the coding sequence ATGATAAGCAAAGAAATTCGCCATTCATTTTTTATCAATGCACCGGTCGATACCATTGCAGACGCACTGATGGAGGAGAGGCATATTCAAAACTGGTGGACGAAAGAAGCGCTCATCAAGGATGGCAAAGGCACGCTCGGTTGGAGCGGCTATGGCTGGGAAGTCGAACTTCAGATGACGCGCGGCGATGTACTGAGTCCGGTGGTGTGGAAATGTCTGAGATCGAATATGCAGAACACCAATGCCTGGGAAGGCACGACGATTACTTTTGCCCTCGTCCCGCAGGGAACCGGTACACAAATCGATTTCTCGCAGGCAGGCTATCGGGAATCGCCGTGTTATGAGGTCTGCAATCAAGGGTGGGCGTTCTTCGTTGGTATCAGTCTCAAGCAATATATCGAGATGGGGAAAGGCATTCCCTATCCGGAAATGCAGGATACGAGTAAGGCTTGA